The Pichia kudriavzevii chromosome 3, complete sequence nucleotide sequence TGGCTTAGATTGTGTCGTTAAGAAGACGCAACTCTCTCACCATGTCCAATGTGGTGATTGGAtatcttttgaaaactgcGGGGCCTACACAAACGCAGCTGCCACAACATTCAACGGGTTTACAAACGAATTTGAATGTATTTACGTTGATTCTGAGATATGACATTAGATATTGTTCTATAAAGTATAAGTAGAATGTTATCAGCTGGTTTTTCATATATCCTTTATAATGATAAACCGGGGTTTTATTATCTACAAAGGCGTGTATCATTCAAGTTGTCGTTTTTGCCTTGGCTGGTCACTCAACGTGTCTTCGGAATCTCTCCGTCCTCTTTTAACACTTGTGGAATTGAAGCCGCCTATAATTTCAACATACATTCCGCTTCCACCACCGCCCATGGTGTCCAACTTCAAGCCAGACCCGGAGTCAAAATTGTCATATTGCTCGTAGCTAAAgtcatcgtcatcaccGTAGCCCGACTGGGACAACTTGTACAAATCCATACTTGTATTATCCCGTCCATCACCAACATTGAGCGACCCGACACTACTACAGGACGACGATATTGCCGTCATTGTATTACATCTCTGTGAACTGAAATATTCAGCCATGTCACGCGACAACTCGGTACCTTGTTCAATGGCATCACTGACAAGCCTTAGGGACTGAAACGGCGTTAGATTGGAGTATCCTTGGAAGATACCCATCGAGAGGGGCTGTGGCGGATACCTCTGCAACGGATACAAGACGATATTGTATGTCCTGCGATCTTCCAGATTCGAGTTTTCGGTATCGTTGACAAAGATCGACAACTTTGTCAGATTCTGAACTATTTTGTCACTGGAAACGTTCACATATGGAATTGTAAAACTTAGTCCGTCCTCAGGTAATTGCGAGTATATGGTCTTGAGTTTGCACGTTGTGGGCAACTTGACAATGATGTTCTCTGCTAGAAAGTACACTTCACAGTGGCATTCCAAATCTATAGTGTACGAAGCCGGATTAGGATGCTGTAACATACCCAACGATGACAGTCCCTCGTAGGGGACATCGATGATTATAGAGTCATCCTCTCTTCCAGGAATATAAAATGGAATGGGGATACGTATGCAATGTAGCTCTGGGTGGAAAACACAGTTG carries:
- a CDS encoding uncharacterized protein (PKUD0C09910) → MPRLCYDTPTVENTELMATYARTSPQLYSSIAASDKYLLRYASNTWNIQFPNCVFHPELHCIRIPIPFYIPGREDDSIIIDVPYEGLSSLGMLQHPNPASYTIDLECHCEVYFLAENIIVKLPTTCKLKTIYSQLPEDGLSFTIPYVNVSSDKIVQNLTKLSIFVNDTENSNLEDRRTYNIVLYPLQRYPPQPLSMGIFQGYSNLTPFQSLRLVSDAIEQGTELSRDMAEYFSSQRCNTMTAISSSCSSVGSLNVGDGRDNTSMDLYKLSQSGYGDDDDFSYEQYDNFDSGSGLKLDTMGGGGSGMYVEIIGGFNSTSVKRGRRDSEDTLSDQPRQKRQLE